In Zingiber officinale cultivar Zhangliang chromosome 6A, Zo_v1.1, whole genome shotgun sequence, a single genomic region encodes these proteins:
- the LOC121995600 gene encoding cytoplasmic tRNA 2-thiolation protein 2-like, whose translation MASCGSACDQSHCRRPDDSGGAEEDVPERFSASRDSDTSKTAGGGDLARCSKCGEEPKAGTHRVLNGMCASCFRSYLYGKFKLAVSTNAMISPTDKILVAFSGGPGSRVALQFVHEMQKKSLESWDASKSQSFPVFGVGVAFVDESISSVIPSPELDRIFKHIKLIVSSLVPGHKDLHIAPIEDVCSMGSDDGTTRLNKLLNSVSDATGKEDFLDHLCMLSLQKIALDNGYTKLVIGSCSSTIARHVISATVKGQGYSLPADVQYVDARWEVPVVLPLRDCLTDELSLLCQLDGLETLQLSKRPSSSNSINNLVSSFISRLQDDNPARERTIVRTAEKLKPFGFNKFVENKYHEFIPSRLRCKFQNTNNGGSDLAEVFCTFCMSPLSESELHDMHGKSQTLVDTFTAACCQSCSFQILPKESESLQHFLSFLPQSMTRKVADSTLEQSLLREMIDDCLLVDDDADGDRT comes from the exons ATGGCGTCCTGCGGCTCCGCTTGCGACCAGTCCCACTGCCGGCGGCCGGATGACAGCGGCGGCGCAGAGGAGGATGTGCCGGAGAGGTTCTCCGCATCCCGTGATTCTGACACATCGAAGACTGCCGGAGGCGGGGACTTGGCGCGCTGCAGCAAGTGCGGAGAGGAGCCCAAGGCGGGGACGCATAGGGTACTCAACGGGATGTGTGCATCCTGCTTCCGTTCCTACCTATACGGCAAGTTCAAGCTCGCCGTCTCCACGAACGCCATGATCTCCCCCACTGACAAAATCCTCGTCGCCTTCTCCGGCGGCCCGGGCTCCAG AGTAGCTCTACAATTTGTTCATGAGATGCAGAAGAAATCACTGGAAAGCTGGGATGCAAGTAAATCTCAATCTTTCCCGGTTTTCGGTGTGGGTGTTGCTTTCGTTGATGAAAGTATAAGCTCTGTGATCCCATCACCCGAATTAGACAGGATCTTCAAACATATCAAGTTGATCGTGTCATCTCTGGTTCCTGGTCATAAGGATTTGCATATTGCACCAATTGAGGATGTATGTTCTATGGGTTCTGATGATGGAACAACTAGATTGAACAAGTTACTGAATTCAGTCTCTGATGCTACTGGAAAAGAAGATTTTCTGGATCATTTGTGCATGCTTTCATTACAAAAG ATTGCTTTGGATAATGGATACACTAAACTTGTGATCGGGTCCTGCTCATCAACTATAGCACGCCATGTAATATCAGCAACTGTTAAG GGTCAAGGTTACTCGCTTCCCGCTGACGTGCAGTATGTGGATGCAAGGTGGGAAGTTCCAGTCGTGCTTCCTCTTCGTGATTGCTTAACAGATGAACTAAGTTTGCTTTGTCAGCTTGATGG TCTGGAGACACTGCAGCTGTCCAAGAGGCCTTCCAGCTCTAATAGTAtcaacaatttggtttcatcattCATATCCCGCTTACAG GATGACAACCCTGCCCGTGAGCGCACTATTGTAAGAACTGCAGAAAAGCTCAAGCCAtttggattcaacaagtttgTTGAGAATAAATACCATGAGTTCATCCCTTCTCGTCTGCGTTGCAAGTTTCAGAATACCAACAATGGTGGATCTGATCTCGCCGAGGTCTTTTGCACATTCTGCATGAGTCCTCTAAGTGAGTCAGAACTCCATGACATGCATGGAAAGTCCCAAACTTTGGTTGACACATTTACCGCAGCTTGTTGCCAGAGCTGTTCATTCCAGATCTTGCCAAAGGAGTCTGAATCTCTCCAACACTTCCTTTCCTTCCTACCACAATCAATGACAAGAAAAGTGGCAGATAGCACGTTGGAACAAAGTCTGCTGAG GGAAATGATAGATGATTGTCTGCTGGTTGATGATGATGCTGATGGTGATAGAACTTAA
- the LOC121993776 gene encoding MAPK kinase substrate protein At1g80180-like — MAELRRSKTTFRRSGSSGLVWDETFLASRDHYPSRVKNHRDDGRRSPEELQQQRSKSSTVSRHGIISPVVDRPSPSPLYFCCPFPGKSSSTKPQRPRRR, encoded by the coding sequence ATGGCTGAGCTGCGAAGGTCGAAGACGACGTTCCGGCGGTCAGGGTCGTCGGGTTTGGTGTGGGACGAGACATTCTTAGCATCACGAGATCACTATCCGTCTCGGGTCAAGAATCATCGGGACGATGGCCGCAGATCACCGGAGGAGCTGCAGCAGCAGCGCTCCAAATCAAGCACAGTAAGCAGACATGGAATTATCTCACCGGTGGTCGACCGCCCGTCTCCTAGTCCTCTATACTTTTGCTGCCCGTTCCCCGGCAAGAGCAGCTCCACCAAACCACAGAGACCAAGAAGGCGCTAA
- the LOC121995602 gene encoding uncharacterized protein LOC121995602, which yields MDMDSPEATNISAPGSDPSPPIKESPFSSYVNTLSPFQYSNLEHGLQAYEDLSFPSPQPVFTSPHISLPRKDTARSFLSLPLVTSESVVQLSSRIHEGDGNPSSKDENSGDSSSFVDTLLEDPLDNFDKASCKFSSQAKEMTQIVHEICTNANVNTMESSKNDFAYLNSATSASALVDESIDDAVGRSDPSNLNSEVMVVLQRPLIDSNSSLEMNDQTCEYHTQKTSDHKTTEQFASSDVEKGFSGTESYFPIEPSLTDGETKSVDAVEITNKISLDGQPVSIINNNPTDSIHSLLAPTTGGKAEVDMVDQDLNTTTKLKGVRPQGFSQVSDELHSTPQSFELIQDFQDVIKDPDVSQDKIIPSADNQIPYDEDIAQLQRGMRKRLQFEAIKNTACQEPNQNFTYDLSGAEPSDVAAHMLTSNASHAEPFETCGMKQGSHSDTQNFMPNLMVKPVGSSSLLDPRPSRIGLHLNSIGSIGMVAQLMGKDSCLEESSFLGSNDQLSQGSDMESVSTGLVGQHTVALTANVLNPFLECASEDTGANDIENHVLELPTSSSHQTPQYAKTVQFSMQSKLAEQYITPRNLKRPLSKDDDKFDNSSQSSSRKKRRKPSEIEGQKRCSCKRSKCLKLYCDCFAAGIFCTEVCGCQQCTNKPENEDAIHEAKHQIESRNPLAFAPKVVLCVSDPLKDSEETMGATPNSARHKRGCNCKKSLCLKKYCECYQTGVGCSFGCRCEGCKNPFGRKEGCTEIIEIEHKRNEEKLEGDPSTKTKGKNPRSMVDSRLSSLTPSVQVTGGVDAAKCLVLPRYLTSPETSGSALVCYERSPGSPMNLISKGSSENAGEDSMLAASYDPDSENDLKVDIFSPGWNGFPDICTFSPLGKNSPSNTREPKVLQTRLVRANSLSLHRHGSPVTPLHEFGGRKVPPESDSDCRLNKETIDYTPEILKDSCLPTQAVKASSPKQKRVSPPKRLLHRLRSSSSSGRSGRKFILQSVPSFPPLTPHSNNNRGSGGT from the exons ATGGACATGGATTCACCAGAAGCAACCAACATTTCTGCCCCCGGCTCCGACCCCTCCCCGCCAATCAAG GAATCACCTTTCTCTAGCTATGTTAACACTTTGTCACCATTTCAATATTCTAATTTGGAGCATGGCTTGCAAGCGTATGAAGATCTTAGTTTTCCATCTCCTCAACCTGTATTTACATCACCACATATTTCTCTTCCTAGAAAAGATACTGCGAGAAG TTTCTTATCACTACCCTTGGTTACCTCGGAATCAGTGGTTCAATTGAGCTCTAGAATTCATGAAGGCGATGGCAATCCATCTTCTAAGGATGAAAATAGTGGTGATTCTTCAAGTTTTGTTGACACACTTTTGGAAGATCCACTAGATAATTTTGATAAGGCTTCTTGTAAATTTTCAAGCCAAGCTAAAGAAATGACTCAAATTGTACATGAAATTTGCACTAATGCCAACGTTAATACTATGGAGTCTTCTAAGAATGATTTTGCATACTTGAATTCTGCTACTTCTGCTTCAGCTTTGGTAGATGAATCTATAGATGATGCTGTGGGGCGCTCTGATCCATCTAATTTGAACTCAGAAGTTATGGTTGTTCTGCAACGTCCATTAATTGACTCTAACAGTTCCCTTGAAATGAATGATCAAACTTGTGAATACCATACACAAAAAACTTCTGATCATAAGACTACTGAGCAGTTCGCCTCATCTGATGTTGAAAAAGGTTTCTCTGGTACTGAATCATATTTTCCTATTGAACCATCTTTAACTGATGGCGAGACAAAATCTGTTGATGCTGTTGAGATAACCAATAAAATTTCACTTGATGGGCAACCAGTATCAATCATCAACAATAACCCCACAGATAGTATTCATTCACTTTTGGCACCAACAACAGGGGGAAAAGCTGAAGTGGATATGGTGGATCAAGATTTGAATACAACAACCAAATTGAAAGGTGTAAGACCACAAGGTTTTTCACAAGTCTCAGATGAATTGCATTCAACCCCTCAATCCTTTGAATTGATTCAGGATTTTCAAGATGTTATCAAAGATCCTGATGTTTCACAAGATAAGATTATACCATCTGCTGACAATCAGATTCCATATGATGAG GACATTGCTCAGCTTCAGCGTGGGATGCGGAAGCGTCTTCAGTTTGAGGCTATCAAAAATACTGCATGCCAAGAACCCAATCAGAATTTTACGTATGATCTCTCTGGTGCAGAACCATCAGATGTTGCTGCCCACATGCTTACTTCAAATGCTTCTCATGCGGAACCATTTGAAACCTGTGGGATGAAGCAAGGCTCTCATTCAGACACTCAAAATTTCATGCCCAATTTGATGGTTAAACCTGTGGGAAGTTCTTCCTTGCTAGATCCTAGGCCATCTCGTATCGGCTTGCACTTGAACAGCATTGGAAGTATTGGTATGGTAGCTCAATTAATGGGAAAGGATTCATGCTTGGAAGAAAGTTCATTTCTTGGCAGTAATGATCAACTTTCACAAGGTTCAGACATGGAGTCAGTTTCCACAGGCTTAGTAGGACAACATACAGTCGCATTAACTGCAAATGTCCTGAACCCATTTCTTGAATGTGCTAGTGAAGACACTGGAGCCAATGACATTGAAAATCATGTTTTGGAACTTCCAACATCTTCTAGCCATCAAACTCCGCAGTATGCAAAAACTGTACAATTTTCTATGCAGTCAAAGCTTGCTGAGCAATACATAACCCCTCGTAACTTGAAAAGGCCACTTTCTAAAGATGATGACAAGTTTGATAACTCAAGTCAGTCTAGTTCTAGAAAGAAAAG GAGGAAGCCATCTGAAATTGAAGGTCAGAAGCGTTGCAGTTGTAAGAGGTCCAAATGTTTAAAACT TTACTGTGACTGCTTTGCTGCTGGGATATTCTGCACAGAAGTTTGTGGTTGCCAACAGTGCACTAACAAACCAGAAAATGAGGATGCTATCCATGAAGCCAAACATCAGATAGAGTCTCGAAATCCACTTGCATTTGCACCCAAGGTGGTTCTTTGTGTCAGTGATCCTCTAAAAGACAGTGAA GAGACTATGGGGGCAACTCCAAATTCTGCAAGACACAAGAGAGGATGCAATTGCAAAAAGTCACTCTGCCTTAAgaaatattgtgaatgttatCAG ACTGGTGTTGGATGTTCATTTGGATGCCGATGTGAAGGTTGCAAGAATCCTTTTGGCAGGAAAGAGG GATGTACCGAGATCATTGAGATTGAACACAAGCGCAATGAAGAGAAATTGGAGGGCGATCCATCCACCAAAACCAAAGGAAAAAACCCTAGAAGCATGGTGGATTCTCGCCTGTCCTCACTAACACCTTCAGTGCAAGTCACAGG TGGAGTTGATGCAGCCAAGTGTTTGGTGCTTCCTCGTTATTTGACTTCGCCAGAAACAAGTGGTTCTGCTTTAGTGTGCTATGAAAGATCACCAGGTTCTCCTATGAATTTGATCAGCAAAGGATCCTCTGAAAATGCAGGAGAAGATTCCATGTTGGCAGCCTCGTATGACCCGGACTCGGAGAATGATCTGAAAGTCGACATCTTCTCTCCTGGATGGAATGGTTTTCCAGACATATGCACCTTTAGTCCCTTGGGAAAAAATTCGCCGAGCAATACAAGAGAACCCAAAGTTTTACAGACAAGACTAGTCCGAGCAAATTCCTTATCACTTCATCGTCATGGTTCACCGGTGACTCCACTTCATGAGTTCGGCGGAAGGAAGGTACCTCCGGAATCAGATTCTGATTGCAGACTAAACAAAGAGACGATTGACTATACTCCTGAAATCTTGAAGGATTCCTGCTTGCCTACCCAGGCTGTGAAGGCCAGTTCACCGAAACAGAAACGTGTATCTCCGCCAAAAAGGCTGTTGCATCGGTTGAGAAGCAGCTCTTCCAGCGGTAGAAGTGGCCGCAAGTTCATACTGCAGTCTGTGCCTTCCTTTCCTCCTCTTACTCCTCACAGTAATAATAACAGAGGAAGTGGTGGCACATGA